DNA from Stutzerimonas decontaminans:
TCGACCTGCTCGGCCCCGGCGGCTGGGCGCTGGCCAAAATGCACGCGACCATCGGCATCGGTCCAACGATAGATCTGTGCGCAGGCCAGCGTCGGCAGCAGCATGGCGGTAAGAAGCAACGCTCGCATGTTCCCTCACCTGAATTTCACGAAGTCAGCGCTTGGCCGGCTGAACGACCACTGGCGGCTCGACATGATAGTGGCCCAGCTGCCTCAGCGTCTCCAGGCGCGCTCGGGCACGGTAGGCATATTCGCTGGCCGGGTAGCGTTCGACGATGAAGCGGTAGGTTTCGCCAGCGTCAACGAACAATCCCTGGCGCTCCAGGCATTGCCCGCGCAGCAGGGAAATCTCCGGCTGCACCTGGCTGCGCGGCTTGCTGCGCCGTTCCGCCTGCGACAGAGACTGCATCACCCGCTCGCAGTTGTCCGCCTCGTAGTGCTGATAAGCCGCATCCAGGTGGCGATCGAAAGCATGACGGCTGCTGCAGCCGACGGTCAGAAGACTCAGAAAAATGATGATCAAGGTGCGCATGGGTTCCTCCGTATGCCACCTGTATCGACCGTATTGGAAAAACCTGCAGACAGCCTGTCAGACCGGGCCGAAAGAGTAGTGCCCGCCGAGCGATGACTACAACCGGCGAGCATAGTAGCCTCGCAGCCAGCCAGAAAAAGGAGCAATTGAATGATTCCGCGTCGCACCAAGATCGTCGCCACCCTAGGCCCAGCCAGCAGCTCGCCGGAGGTGCTGGAAAAGATGATCGTCGCCGGGCTGGACGTCGCCCGCCTGAATTTCTCCCACGGCAACCCAGAAGAGCATCGCGCCCGGGCCGAGCTGGTTCGCGAAATCGCCGCCCGCCATGGCCGCTTCGTCGCGCTGCTCGGAGACCTGCAGGGGCCAAAGATCCGTATCGCCAAGTTCACCGACAAGCGCATCGAACTCAAGGAAGGCGACCGGTTTCGCTTCTCCGTGACCCACCCGCGCGATGCCGGCAACCAGGAAGTGGTCGGTATCGACTATCCGGACCTGGTCAAAGACTGCACCGTCGGCGACGAACTGCTGCTTGATGACGGGCGCGTAGTGATGCGCGTCGACAACGCCACGGCTGATGAACTGCATTGCACCGTGTTGATCGGCGGACCGCTGTCGGACAACAAGGGCATTAATCGCCGAGGTGGCGGCCTGACTGCACCGGCGCTGACCAACAAGGACAAGGCCGACATCAAACTGGCCGCGGACCTGCAGCTGGATTACCTTGCAGTCTCCTTCCCGCGCGATGCAGCGGACATGGAGCTGGCACGCCGCCTGCGCGACGAAGCCGGCTCCGACGCCTGGCTGATCGCCAAGATCGAGCGTGCCGAGGCGGTTGCCGATGATGAAGCACTGGACGGCCTGATCCGCGCCAGCGATGGCGTGATGGTTGCGCGCGGCGATCTGGGCGTTGAAATCGGCGACGCCGAACTGGTCGGCATCCAGAAGAAGATCATTCTGCACGCCCGCCGGCACAACAAGGTGGTGATCACTGCGACGCAGATGATGGAGTCGATGATCCACAGCCCGATGCCGACCCGCGCCGAGGTGTCCGATGTAGCCAACGCGGTACTGGACTACACCGACGCAGTGATGCTCTCGGCCGAGAGTGCCGCCGGCGAATACCCGGTCGAGGCGATCAAGGCCATGGCCCGCGTATGCTGCGGCGCGGAAAAGCATCCGACCAGTACCAAGTCCGGGCACCGTCTTGGCCAACAATTCGAACGCTGTGACGAAAGCGCTGCGCTGGCTGCGATGTACACGGCCAACCACTTCCCTGGCGTCAAGGCGATCATCGCCCTGACCGAAAGTGGGTACACGCCGCTGATCATGTCGCGTATCCGTTCTTCAGTGCCGATCTTCGCCTTTTCGCCGCATCGCGAAACCCAGGCTCGCGTGGCGCTGTTCCGTGGCGTGCAGACCATTCCATTCGATCCAGCGGCGCTGCCTGCCGACAAGGTCAGTCAGATGGCCGTCGAGGAACTGCTCAAGCGCAACATCGTGCAGCCCGGCGACTGGGTGGTGCTCACCAAGGGTGACAGTTACCACGACAGCACCGGCGGCACCAACACGATGAAAATCCTGCGGGTGGGCGATCAGTAAGCTCGACGGGATTTGACATGAGGCCGGCTTATGCCGGCCTCATGCTTTCTACAGGATGCGGGTGCGCGGGTGGCGAAGGGCTCGCGCCAACAAACGCATCGCTGAATATCTGCCCACGCGGCAAGCCCGCAAGAAACAGCTGCCGGGCGCATGTCGCGACAAATCCCGATCCACCGCAGAGCAGGGCGATTTCCTTACGCGATGCTGGTTTCAACGCACGCAGGGCGCTTTCGCCCTCTCGCGGATCGACCCATTCAAGTCGCAGGTTCGGATGGCTGCTCGCCAGTTCGTGTAGCGGGGCTCTCAAGTAGTGATCACCGCCACAGACATGCAGCAGTCGAATAGGCCCGCAATGCCCCTGCCGCAAACTTTCGCGCAGCACCGCCCACAACGGCGCCAACCCTGTGCCAGCCGCCAGCAGTAGTAACGGCCGCTCGGACCAGTCCGGCTCGTAGTGCAACGCGCCTCCATGCAGCTCGCCTAGCTGCAACGCATCGCCTGGACGCAGGTTCCGGGCAGCGTCGCAGAAAGCGCCGGGGCGACTGCAATCGAGATGAAATTCCAGCCAGGGATCTTCACCCGGCAGGCTCGCCAGCGAATACGGCCGAGCGATACCAGTTGCCGCCCACAGCAGCAGGTGCTGGCCCGGGCAATAGCGCAGCGGCCGCTCCGGTAGCAGACGCAGGCGCAGCACGCTGGCACTCAGCCATTGCACGCTTTCGACCTGAGCCAACAGTCCGTCACGGCGGGGATCGAAGATTTGCACACCCAGGTCGTCGTCGATGCGGCATTGGCAGGCCAGTCGCCAACCCGCGGCGCGCTGTTCGGGTGACAGCAGGTCCGGCTGAAGATCATTCGGTTCACCGTCGACACAGCGCACCAGGCAGGCGTGGCAGCTACCGGCACGACAGCTGTACGGCACCGGCAGACCTGCGCCGATCAAGGCATCGAGCAGATTCGTCGCGGGCGCGACCGTCCAGCGTTGGCCGGCGCAATACAGCTCAGGCATCGCTGGTGGCCCATGCCGGTTCGCAGCGATTACGCCCAGCACGCTTGGCGCGGTAGAGCGCTTCGTCAGCACGCTGCAAGGCAGCGTCCAGGTCATCCCCGGCATTCAGCAAGGTGAGGCCGATCGACAGGCTGAGATGCCCGGCGGCGATATCGACATCCTCTGGCTCGGCATTGGCGAACGCTTCACGCAGGCGCTCGCAACAGGCGCTGAATTGCTCGGCATCGGTGTTGGGTAGCAACAGGACGAATTCCTCGCCACCGTAACGGGCCAGCACATCGTCATCGCGCAGGCAGGACCTGGCTACGCTGGCGAAGGTCTGCAGCACGCGGTCTCCGGCGGCGTGGCCATGGATATCGTTGACGCGCTTGAAGTGGTCCAGATCGATCAACGCCAGGCCCGATTGATGGCCTTTGCGCAGCCGGTTCAGCTCACCTTCGGCGATGCGCAGGAAGCGTCGCCGATTGTAGAGGCCAGTCAGTTCGTCGGTGGATGCCAGGTCCTCAAGCTGGCGCATCATCCCACGCAGGGTGTCCTGGTGGGCCTGCAGCGCATAGCGCCGCTGGCGCATACGCTGGCGCAGGCGGTAGACATGTCCGGCGAACAGACACATCCAGATAAGGGTCACCAGCAATACGCTGGCCTGAAGCAGAAACACCGTGGTGTCTACCGTGCGCTGCAGGTAGTAATCCATGGCCGCCAAGCCGACGAAACTGAGGAACGCCAGCGCGGCATAACGAACGAATACCTTCGGTGGCAAGAAAACAGCGAACATCAGCACCAGCAGGTAGAGCACCAGCAATGAGCCGCGCGCGCTACCGAGGTTGAAGAGGAAATAGGTCAGCCACAGCAGCGCCACCAGCACCTGAGGCTCGGTCAGACTGGGATCTCTGAAGCGCAGATTGATCCCCCGGTGAAACAGCCAGAAGAACAGCAGCTGACTTACCACGATAAGTGCCGAATGGGTGATCGCGCTGGCGGTGGAGGCTTCGTAGAAACCACCTGCCACCGCCACCCAGGTCAGCATCAAAGCGAGCCCATAGGTCACCGAGGCCATTGCGAATCGCCGAGTGACCAGCTGCTGCAACGCCAGCTCCTCGGTCTCGTCACGCATCGCACTCATAGGGGTCCATCCCGCCGTGGCAATTTGCCGCACTTTACGCCTACAAAAAACAAAAACCTAGCCGGCATTCCCGTCGCTCCTGGTCCATCCGTGTACCGCGCAGCTCGACGCGTTATACTGCCGCGCATTTTTTCGCGGCGCGTCGACTGCCACTCCCGATGCGCCTCTTACCGCCCCGCCATGAGGACGCGCTGCATGACCGTGATCAAGCAAGACGACCTGATTCAAAGCGTCGCCGACGCTTTGCAGTTCATTTCGTACTACCACCCCGTGGATTTCATTCAGGCGATGCACGAAGCCTACCTGCGTGAAGAATCCCCGGCCGCGCGCGACTCCATGGCGCAGATCCTGATCAACTCGCGCATGTGCGCCACCGGCCACCGCCCGATCTGCCAGGACACCGGCATCGTCACCGTGTTCGTTCGTGTAGGCATGGATGTGCGCTGGGATGGCGCCACCATGAGCCTGGACGACATGATCAACGAGGGCGTGCGCCGCGCCTACAACCTGCCGGAAAACGTCCTGCGTGCTTCGATCCTGGCCGACCCGGCAGGTTCCCGCAAGAACACCAAGGACAATACGCCAGCTGTCATCCATTACTCCATCGTTCCGGGCGACAAAGTGGAAGTGGACGTTGCGGCCAAGGGTGGCGGTTCCGAGAACAAGTCGAAGATGGCCATGCTCAACCCGTCCGACTCCATCGTCGACTGGGTACTGAAGACCGTGCCGACCATGGGCGCTGGCTGGTGCCCGCCGGGCATGCTTGGCATCGGCATCGGCGGTACCGCGGAGAAAGCCGCGGTAATGGCGAAAGAAGTGCTGATGGATCCGATCGACATCCACGAGCTCAAAGCCCGCGGGCCACAGAACCGCATCGAAGAACTGCGTCTGGAGCTATTCGACAAGGTCAACCAGCTCGGCATCGGCGCTCAGGGCCTGGGCGGCCTGACCACCGTGCTCGACGTAAAGATCATGGACTACCCGACTCATGCCGCCTCGCTGCCGGTGTGCATGATTCCGAACTGCGCCGCCACCCGCCACGCGCACTTCGTGCTGGACGGTTCCGGCCCTGCCGAACTCACCCCTCCGCCGCTGGACGCCTACCCGGAAATCGTCTGGGAAGCCGGCCCGAGCGCGCGTCGCGTCAACCTCGACACCATCACGCCGGAAGAAGTGCAGAGCTGGAAGCCGGGCGAGACCATCCTGCTCAACGGCAAGATGCTCACCGGTCGCGATGCCGCGCACAAGCGCATGGTCGACATGCTGAACAAAGGCGAAGAGCTGCCGGTGGACCTCAAGGGCCGCTTCATCTACTACGTCGGCCCGGTCGATCCGGTTGGCGATGAAGTGGTTGGCCCGGCCGGCCCGACCACCGCGACCCGCATGGACAAGTTCACCCGCCAGATCCTGGAAAGCACAGGCCTGCTGGGCATGATCGGCAAGTCCGAGCGTGGCCCGATCGCCATCGAAGCGATCAAGGACAACAAGGCCGTGTACCTGATGGCCGTCGGCGGCGCCGCCTACCTAGTCGCCCAGGCGATCAAGAAGTCCAAGGTGCTGGCCTTCGCCGAACTGGGTATGGAAGCGATCTACGAGTTCGAAGTGCAGGACATGCCGGTCACTGTGGCCGTCGATACCAAAGGCGAGTCGGTGCACATCACCGGCCCGGCGATCTGGCAGAAGAAGATCGCCGACAGCCTGGCGGTCGAAGTGCAGTAATCGCATCAGCGGAAAAACGAAAAGACCGGCCTAGTGCCGGGCTTTTTGCTTGCCCATCACGCTAGACGAATCAGCCGCGGCGACGCAGCTGCACAAACAGCGCTTCCACTTTCTGCCGCGCCCAAGGCGTACGACGCAGGAAGGTCAGACTCGACTTGATGCTCGGCTCGCTCTTGAAGCAGCGAACATCCACACGCTGGGCCAAGCCATCCCAGCCATAGTGGGCTTGCAGCTCGGTGAGCATGGTTTCGAGGGTGACACCGTGCAGCGGATCGTTGGGGGTAGCAGACACAGACAGCGCTCTTGCTGGGGCGGCCAAAGCCGCCGATGTTGATTGGCGTGGCCGCCCCGCGGCTTGCGGAGCGGCACGAAGCGCATCCTACAGTTTTATCTCGGTGCCAAGCAGCTTGAGAAAGCCTGCCAGCCAGGCCGGATGCGCTGGCCACGCCGGCGCGCTGACCAGATTGCCTTCGGTATGCGCCTGGTCAACCGGGATATCCACGTAATCGCCCCCGGCCAGTTTCACTTCCGGCGCACAAGCGGGATAGGCACTGCAGGCGCGCCCCTTCAGCACCCCGGCAGCAGCGAGCAGCTGCGCGCCGTGGCAAACAGCGGCGATCGGCTTCCTGGCTTCATCGAATGCACGCACCAGTGCCAGCACCTGCTCATTCAGGCGCAGGTATTCAGGCGCTCGGCCACCGGGGATCACCAAGGCGTCATAGTCCTCGGCGCGCACGGCGGCGAAGTCAAAGTTCAGCGCAAAGTTATGACCCGGTTTTTCGCTGTAGGTCTGATCGCCTTCGAAATCGTGAATCGCCGTACGCACGCTGTCGCCGGCCTTCTTGTCCGGGCATACCGCGTGTACACGATGACCAACCATCTGCAGCGCCTGGAACGGCACCATGGTTTCGTAGTCCTCGGCGTAGTCGCCCACCAGCATCAGAATGTTCTTTGCCGCCATTGGCTCGTCCTCCTTACGCGGTTTTGGAGCTTCGCTCCGATACGCGACAGCTTCAGCCGCCGCGATTGAAGATGTTCACCAGCAAACGATCCATCAACCCCCACATCCGCTGATACAGCCGCAGGTGCAGAGGCCGGGCGTACCAGCTGGCCAGGTCGATTTCGATGCTGTCCTGAAAGTCGCGCTCGAAACACGCCTGCACCTGCCCGCTCAGCGAAGCGTCGATCGCCTCGAGGTTCGCTTCCAGATTCCAGCGCAGGTTCCAGTGATCGAAATTGCACGAACCGACGCTGACCCAGTCATCGACCAGTACCATTTTCAGGTGCGAGAAGTGTGGCTGATATTCGTGGATTCGCACGCCGGCCCGCAGCAGGCGCGGATAGAAGCGCTGCCCGGCGTAACGCACCGGCGGATGATCGGTATTACGGCTGGTCAGCAGCAGACGCACATCAACGCCGCGGCGTGCCGCGCGGATCAGCGCCCGCCTCACCTTGCCGGTGGGCAAAAAATACGGCGTTGCCAGCCAGATGCGTGTCTGCGCGCGACGCAGGTTACGCAACAGGCTGAGCAGGACGTCGCGGTGCTGGCGCGCTGCGGAATAGGCGACGCGCCCGAGCCCGGAGCCATCAGGCAGCAGCGGTATGCGCGGCGCCCTGTTCGGCAGGGGCAGCTGCCAGATCCGCCGCTTCAGGCAATGCACCCACTGGCTGTCGAACAGCTCCTGCCAGTCCTGCAGCAACGGCCCGGTCATCTCGACCATCACTTCGTGCCAATGCATGGCGGGCTCACGCGGATTCCAGAACTCGTCGGTAACGCCGGTGCCGCCGACATAGCCGATACAGCCGTCTACCAGCAGCAATTTGCGGTGGTCACGATGCAGATTGCGCAGTTTCAAACGCAGCGAAAGTGGGTTGTACAGACGCAGCTCGATGCCCGCCTGGGTCAGCCGATCCCGGTTGGCCTGGCCCAGCTTCAGGCAACCGAAGCCGTCGAACAAGCACCGCACCCGCACGCCGCGTGACACCGCGCGCAGCAGAGGCTCCAGCAGACCGTCGAAACAGTTCCCATCCTCCACCAGATACAGCTCGAGATCTACGCGGCGTTCGGCCCGGTCGATTGCCTCGAACATGGCCGGAAAGAACTGCGGGCCATCGACCAACAGACGAAAGCGGTTATCGCTGCGCCACGGGAAAACCGACCCGGCCAGCATCACGGGGCTTCACTCAGGGCGAAGCCAGTCGCAGGCCGAAGCGTTGAATCAGATAAACAGCGAAAAGACATGAAATCCCTTTTTCCGGTCGGCATTGCGAGGCGCAATTGCGAACTGGCCCGCCCCACCGGGCGGCGAACCACGCGGTAGCTTACCCAGGCGCGTCAGCAAGGCAAGGCAGCCGCAGCAGCATATGTCTCAGCACCAGCTGGCGAGCCACCGGCCGCGTAAACATCGCCCCTATAAGGCCAGAGCCGGCTCTGTAGAGTTCCCAAGCCGATGTGACAGGCACACCGTCGCTCACACCGCCTCGCCAAGCCCAAGCGCTACAACAGCCTGTTGCAGGCGCCGCGCCTGAGCCTCACGTGCAAGGCCCAGCACGGCTCGATCACGTTGCCATAACGCGCTGCGGGAGCTGCCGGAGACTGACAATGCCCTTTCCACATCGGGTTGCAGGACGGCAAATTGCTCAAGTAATGCCGCCAGCACAAGATGAGTCGCGGGCTCATGCGCAGGCTGCCGGGCCACCTCGGCCGCCCCGGTGAGAATGCCCAGCAGGCGCAGCATCAGGCTACGCGCCCAACTTTCCTCCAGGGCTACGCCATAGAGCCAAGCGGTCAGCGCCGCCAGCACGTGGATATCCTCATGGGTGCGGAACGGTTTGACGTAATCACTCCAGCCGTCGCCGATTAGACGTTTGCCCGAGGCTCGCTCGAGACGCAAACGCCCATGGGCGATATCCGGCACGATCGGCAGCTGCGCCCCAGGGGCCAGCGCTACGCCAGCGGCGGTCGGCTCAACGACGTACAGCCCCAGCCGCGGCGGCTCATCGGCGCCCTCCTCCCTGGCCGATACCAGCAACCACTGCACCGCTTCACCAGCGGTGACGAAGTCCTTGCTGCCGCTCAGGTGGCCGTCATCGCAGCGCATCGTCATATCAGCGGGACGCAATCTGCGCCGCTCGGTTGCACAGAATGCCCCGAGCCCCGCCGGGGCGGCCGGCCAGAGTGCGCGCAACGCGGCCTGGTAGCCGGCGAGGAAAGCCAGACCTGGCGTGGCCGCCATTCGGCCGCCATATGCAGCCAGGGAAAAGGGATCGGTAGTGTCGGCGCCCTCGCATACGCCTGCGTACCAGGCAGCCAGGCCCGCATCTGCTGCCACCGGCCGCAACGGGCCGGCCAGTCGTTTCCACGGCATGTTCATCTCCAGAGCTCCACGAGCACAGGCGGCCGGCCCACCGTCATCCAACCATCATCCGATCGTAACAACGGCGACATGCTCCGCTCCTAGCCTGATCCAGCCAAACACTCGAGCCCAACGATAACAACCAGACGCTCGCGTTGCATCGCCAACCCGCCACCGCCCCGGCGGACAAGGAGACAGAGCATGAATGCCATCGTCGATCCACGCAGCACGCGTCAACTTCGAGCCGAGCGCCTGGAGGGCGAATCGGCTGTGCGCGAAGCTCAGGCTTTACGCTATCGGGTATTCAGCACTGAATTCGACGCCCAGTTGCAAGGCGCAGAGCTCGGTCTGGACATGGATGACTTCGACATTCATTGCCGGCACATCGGTGTGCGCGACCTGGCAAGTGGCGAGCTGGTCGCCACCACGCGCTTGCTGGACCACCTGACCGCACGACAGCTGGGCCGCTTCTACAGCGAAGGGGAATTCGCTCTGCACGGGTTGGCTGACATCAACGAGCCCGTGCTCGAGATAGGCCGTACCTGCGTCGCACCGGCCTATCGCAATGGCGCGACGATCGCCGTGCTGTGGAGCGAACTGGCCGAAGTGCTCAATCAGGGCAGTTATCGTTACCTGATGGGTTGCGCCAGTATCCCCATGCGCGACGGCGGCATTCAGGCCCGGGCGATCATGCAGCGCCTGCGCGACAGCCATCTGTGCACCGAGCTGCTGCATGCGGAGCCGCGAACGCCGCTTCCCGAACTGGACCTTGCCGACAACGTCACTGCTCAGCTACCGCCATTGCTCAAGGCCTATATGCGCCTCGGCGCGAAGATCTGTGGCGAACCCTGCTGGGACCCGGAGTTTCAGGTGGCTGACGTCTTCATCCTGCTCAAGCGCGAGGAGTTGTGCCCGCGTTACGCCCGCCACTTCAAGGCAGCGGTATAGATGTCGCGGTTGCGCCTGTACGGGCGACTGCTGCGGGTCGCCGCGGTGATCCTGCTCGGGTTGCTGTTGGCGGCCGCGCTGGGTGTCGGCGAACGCATCGCGCTACGTGCCTCCCTGCAACGCCGACAACAGCTGACCCGCTGGTTCATGGTTCGCCTGGCCGCTGCGCTGCCCTATCGGGTACGCGTCATTGGCGAGCTGCCGGCGCAGCCAATGCTCTGGGTCGCCAACCATGTGTCCTGGTGCGACATCCCCCTGTTGGGAATGCTGCGGCCACTGTCGTTCCTGGCCAAGGCCGAGGTCGCCGGCTGGCCGGTGCTTGGCTGGCTGGCCCGCCAGGCGGGCACACTGTTCATCCGCCGCGGGGCCGGCGACGCCGGGCAGATCAATCAGCAGCTGACCAACCACCTCCACCAGGGCCGCCATCTGCTGATCTTCCCGGAAGGCACCTCGACCGACGGCAGCAGCGTGCGCACCTTCCACCCCCGGCTGTTCGCCTGCGCAATCGAGGCCGGCTGCGCCGTTCAACCGGTTGCCATCCGCTATCTGCGCGACGGCAAGCCAGATACGGTGGCGCCCTTCATCGACGACGACGAACTATCGGCGCATCTGCGCAGGCTGCTGGCCAATGACATGGCGGAAGTGGAAATCCATCTGCTGGCCCCGATTCCTGTGGCCTCACTTAGCCGTAAAGCACTCGCCGACCAAGCGCAGCGGGCGATCGAGCAGGCACTGTTTGGGCAGGTCCAGGAGGCCGCTCGAGAGGCCGCATAGCGACCACCTGTCGAGGCTGCGCTAAGCTTCGCCCATGAACTATCTCGCACACCTTCATCTTGGCGGGCCCGGCCCGGCTGACATGCTCGGCAGCCTTTACGGGGACTTCGTCAAAGGCCCGCTGCAGGGCCGCTGGCCGGCGCAGATCGAGGCCGGCATCCGCCTGCACCGGAGGATCGACGCCTTCACCGACAGCCATCCGCTGGTGCTGCAGGCCAAAGCACGCTTCCCCAGCGAACGACGCCGCTACGCCGGCATCCTGCTGGACCTGTTCTTCGATCATTGTCTGGCGGCAAACTGGCCGGACTACTCCAGCGAACCCCTGGATCAGTTCACCCAACGCGCCTATCGAGCGCTGAACGAAGAGCCCGCGCTGCCCGGCAAACTCGCCGTTATCGCCCCGCACATGGCAGCGCACGACTGGCTGGGCAGCTACCGCGAATTCGAGGTACTGGGCAGAGTGCTGGCAAACATGAGCCGGCGCCTCAGCCGGCCGGATGGCCTGGCCGGCGGACTGGAAGAACTGGAACAGCTGTACGACCCACTGCTCGAGGACTTCCGCCACTTCTATCCGCAATTACTGCAGTTCGCCAGGGCGGCGATGTAGCGCGGGCATCACTTACTGGGCGTAACCTGGACTCTGTGCGTCCAGCTTGCGCAGCAGACCCGGCCAAGCCAACGCGCCGCCCATGCCCGAGCGGGTACGGGTCACACCCGCCGCCATGGCCTTGGCACCAGCCAGGATCTGCTCCGGAATGGCGATCAGCTCACTGCCACCGGCCTGCGCCATGACCTGGATTTCGCAGGCGCGCTGGAAGATGAACATCATCAGGAAGGTATCGGCGATGCTGCTACCGCAGGTCAGCAGACCGTGGTTGTGCAGCAGCATGAAAGCGGTTTCGCCAAGATCGGCCTGCAGGCGCGCTTTCTCGTCGTGATTCAGCGCCACACCTTCATAGCCATGGGTCGAGAGACTGGCCAGCACGAACAACGACTGCTGGCTGATCGGCAGCACGCCCTGACGCTGCGCAGAGACCGCCACCCCTGCGGCGGTGTGGGTGTGCATGACGCAGGCGACGTCATGGCGAACCTCATGCACCGCGCTGTGAATGGTGTAACCGGCGGGATTGATGTCGTACGGGCTGTCCATCACCTTGTTGCCGGCAAGATCGACCTTGACCAGGCTGGAGGCGGTGATTTCGTGAAACATCAACCCGTAGGGATTGATCAGAAAGTGATCGGCTTCGGGAATCTTGGCCGAGATGTGCGTGAAGATCAGGTCATCCCAGCCATGCAGCGCGACCAGCCGGTAGCAGGCGGCCAAATCGACCCGCGCCTGCCATTCGGCGGGGCTGACTTGGGTTTCCAGGGAAGGCATAGCGTGCAGCGCAGTCATCGGGGGCACCTCTTGTTATTGTCGTGACGATGGCCTGGATTCTAGCCAGCCCTGTGCTGCCCCGGCAGTTGCCCTTGCAGCCAGGCCGCTGACCTGGCGAGCCACACTCAGGCGCGCAAGGCCGCAGCGAACGCTTCCAGCCACGGTTCGGCGTCGGACTCCGGTGTCACCGTCTCGCTGGCGTCGAGGCGCAGCATCTCCACGACTTCGCGTACGCCCAGCTCGGCATAGAGCTCGCGGATCAGCTCGCCGCCGCCACAGAAGGTGTCGCCATAGCTGGCATCACCCAGTGCGATGACGCCACCGGGCAAGCCGCTCCA
Protein-coding regions in this window:
- a CDS encoding lysophospholipid acyltransferase family protein; protein product: MSRLRLYGRLLRVAAVILLGLLLAAALGVGERIALRASLQRRQQLTRWFMVRLAAALPYRVRVIGELPAQPMLWVANHVSWCDIPLLGMLRPLSFLAKAEVAGWPVLGWLARQAGTLFIRRGAGDAGQINQQLTNHLHQGRHLLIFPEGTSTDGSSVRTFHPRLFACAIEAGCAVQPVAIRYLRDGKPDTVAPFIDDDELSAHLRRLLANDMAEVEIHLLAPIPVASLSRKALADQAQRAIEQALFGQVQEAAREAA
- a CDS encoding ACP phosphodiesterase; amino-acid sequence: MNYLAHLHLGGPGPADMLGSLYGDFVKGPLQGRWPAQIEAGIRLHRRIDAFTDSHPLVLQAKARFPSERRRYAGILLDLFFDHCLAANWPDYSSEPLDQFTQRAYRALNEEPALPGKLAVIAPHMAAHDWLGSYREFEVLGRVLANMSRRLSRPDGLAGGLEELEQLYDPLLEDFRHFYPQLLQFARAAM
- the olsB gene encoding L-ornithine N(alpha)-acyltransferase, with product MNAIVDPRSTRQLRAERLEGESAVREAQALRYRVFSTEFDAQLQGAELGLDMDDFDIHCRHIGVRDLASGELVATTRLLDHLTARQLGRFYSEGEFALHGLADINEPVLEIGRTCVAPAYRNGATIAVLWSELAEVLNQGSYRYLMGCASIPMRDGGIQARAIMQRLRDSHLCTELLHAEPRTPLPELDLADNVTAQLPPLLKAYMRLGAKICGEPCWDPEFQVADVFILLKREELCPRYARHFKAAV
- a CDS encoding class II aldolase/adducin family protein; translation: MTALHAMPSLETQVSPAEWQARVDLAACYRLVALHGWDDLIFTHISAKIPEADHFLINPYGLMFHEITASSLVKVDLAGNKVMDSPYDINPAGYTIHSAVHEVRHDVACVMHTHTAAGVAVSAQRQGVLPISQQSLFVLASLSTHGYEGVALNHDEKARLQADLGETAFMLLHNHGLLTCGSSIADTFLMMFIFQRACEIQVMAQAGGSELIAIPEQILAGAKAMAAGVTRTRSGMGGALAWPGLLRKLDAQSPGYAQ